The following coding sequences lie in one Ictalurus punctatus breed USDA103 chromosome 16, Coco_2.0, whole genome shotgun sequence genomic window:
- the LOC108277350 gene encoding uncharacterized protein LOC108277350 isoform X2, translating to MTHGDCTGPYVGLSLTSIALLMSVCLNIVLYSLRRKDRQNRGTLNIDVGVPLYQDSIHSDRFEDDERQNQENPIYGNIFVDGGGSLTMPEYRDYDQMTKKGARQDEKSDPEDVSYASLDLKLVQKRKKKKRYQEKQNQMHKVQTHPPPVAQMRRTEMGEDCDVALPSRSSSLIVSRSSIYLNSHQVALETEELQRERETEWQSSHV from the exons ATGACACACG gtgACTGCACGGGACCCTATGTGGGTCTGTCACTAACGTCTATAGCACTGTTAATGTCTGTATGTTTAAACATAGTTCTCTATTCACTGAGAAGAAAAGATAGACAGAACAGAGGTACATTAAACATCG ATGTTGGTGTGCCGTTGTACCAAGATTCTATTCATAGTGACAG GTTTGAGGATGACGAACGGCAAAATCAAGAGAATCCTATATATGGAAACATCTTTGTAGATGGTGGAG gATCCTTGACAATGCCTGAATATAGGGACTATGatcaaatgacaaaaaaaggtGCAAGACAAGATGAAAAG TCTGACCCAGAAGATGTTTCTTATGCATCCTTGGATCTAAAACTTGTTCAGAAAcgtaagaaaaagaagagataCCAGGAGAAACAGAATCAGATGCATAAGGTCCAGACTCATCCACCTCCTGTGGCACAGATGAGGCGCACGGAGATGGGAGAAGACTGTGATGTTGCCCTGCCTTCACGAAGCAGCAGCCTCATTGTGTCCCGCAGCAGCATCTACCTCAACAGCCATCAAGTAGCACTGGAGACAGAGGAgctacagagggagagagagacagaatggcAAAGCAGTCATGTCTGA
- the LOC108277350 gene encoding uncharacterized protein LOC108277350 isoform X4 — MTHGDCTGPYVGLSLTSIALLMSVCLNIVLYSLRRKDRQNRDVGVPLYQDSIHSDRFEDDERQNQENPIYGNIFVDGGGSLTMPEYRDYDQMTKKGARQDEKSDPEDVSYASLDLKLVQKRKKKKRYQEKQNQMHKVQTHPPPVAQMRRTEMGEDCDVALPSRSSSLIVSRSSIYLNSHQVALETEELQRERETEWQSSHV, encoded by the exons ATGACACACG gtgACTGCACGGGACCCTATGTGGGTCTGTCACTAACGTCTATAGCACTGTTAATGTCTGTATGTTTAAACATAGTTCTCTATTCACTGAGAAGAAAAGATAGACAGAACAGAG ATGTTGGTGTGCCGTTGTACCAAGATTCTATTCATAGTGACAG GTTTGAGGATGACGAACGGCAAAATCAAGAGAATCCTATATATGGAAACATCTTTGTAGATGGTGGAG gATCCTTGACAATGCCTGAATATAGGGACTATGatcaaatgacaaaaaaaggtGCAAGACAAGATGAAAAG TCTGACCCAGAAGATGTTTCTTATGCATCCTTGGATCTAAAACTTGTTCAGAAAcgtaagaaaaagaagagataCCAGGAGAAACAGAATCAGATGCATAAGGTCCAGACTCATCCACCTCCTGTGGCACAGATGAGGCGCACGGAGATGGGAGAAGACTGTGATGTTGCCCTGCCTTCACGAAGCAGCAGCCTCATTGTGTCCCGCAGCAGCATCTACCTCAACAGCCATCAAGTAGCACTGGAGACAGAGGAgctacagagggagagagagacagaatggcAAAGCAGTCATGTCTGA
- the LOC108277350 gene encoding uncharacterized protein LOC108277350 isoform X1: MFPFLFYLGDCTGPYVGLSLTSIALLMSVCLNIVLYSLRRKDRQNRGTLNIDVGVPLYQDSIHSDRFEDDERQNQENPIYGNIFVDGGGSLTMPEYRDYDQMTKKGARQDEKSDPEDVSYASLDLKLVQKRKKKKRYQEKQNQMHKVQTHPPPVAQMRRTEMGEDCDVALPSRSSSLIVSRSSIYLNSHQVALETEELQRERETEWQSSHV, translated from the exons atgtttccttttttattttatttaggtgACTGCACGGGACCCTATGTGGGTCTGTCACTAACGTCTATAGCACTGTTAATGTCTGTATGTTTAAACATAGTTCTCTATTCACTGAGAAGAAAAGATAGACAGAACAGAGGTACATTAAACATCG ATGTTGGTGTGCCGTTGTACCAAGATTCTATTCATAGTGACAG GTTTGAGGATGACGAACGGCAAAATCAAGAGAATCCTATATATGGAAACATCTTTGTAGATGGTGGAG gATCCTTGACAATGCCTGAATATAGGGACTATGatcaaatgacaaaaaaaggtGCAAGACAAGATGAAAAG TCTGACCCAGAAGATGTTTCTTATGCATCCTTGGATCTAAAACTTGTTCAGAAAcgtaagaaaaagaagagataCCAGGAGAAACAGAATCAGATGCATAAGGTCCAGACTCATCCACCTCCTGTGGCACAGATGAGGCGCACGGAGATGGGAGAAGACTGTGATGTTGCCCTGCCTTCACGAAGCAGCAGCCTCATTGTGTCCCGCAGCAGCATCTACCTCAACAGCCATCAAGTAGCACTGGAGACAGAGGAgctacagagggagagagagacagaatggcAAAGCAGTCATGTCTGA
- the LOC108277350 gene encoding uncharacterized protein LOC108277350 isoform X3 → MFPFLFYLGDCTGPYVGLSLTSIALLMSVCLNIVLYSLRRKDRQNRDVGVPLYQDSIHSDRFEDDERQNQENPIYGNIFVDGGGSLTMPEYRDYDQMTKKGARQDEKSDPEDVSYASLDLKLVQKRKKKKRYQEKQNQMHKVQTHPPPVAQMRRTEMGEDCDVALPSRSSSLIVSRSSIYLNSHQVALETEELQRERETEWQSSHV, encoded by the exons atgtttccttttttattttatttaggtgACTGCACGGGACCCTATGTGGGTCTGTCACTAACGTCTATAGCACTGTTAATGTCTGTATGTTTAAACATAGTTCTCTATTCACTGAGAAGAAAAGATAGACAGAACAGAG ATGTTGGTGTGCCGTTGTACCAAGATTCTATTCATAGTGACAG GTTTGAGGATGACGAACGGCAAAATCAAGAGAATCCTATATATGGAAACATCTTTGTAGATGGTGGAG gATCCTTGACAATGCCTGAATATAGGGACTATGatcaaatgacaaaaaaaggtGCAAGACAAGATGAAAAG TCTGACCCAGAAGATGTTTCTTATGCATCCTTGGATCTAAAACTTGTTCAGAAAcgtaagaaaaagaagagataCCAGGAGAAACAGAATCAGATGCATAAGGTCCAGACTCATCCACCTCCTGTGGCACAGATGAGGCGCACGGAGATGGGAGAAGACTGTGATGTTGCCCTGCCTTCACGAAGCAGCAGCCTCATTGTGTCCCGCAGCAGCATCTACCTCAACAGCCATCAAGTAGCACTGGAGACAGAGGAgctacagagggagagagagacagaatggcAAAGCAGTCATGTCTGA
- the timm10b gene encoding mitochondrial import inner membrane translocase subunit Tim10 B has protein sequence MVMDPDGQLRNLRDFLLVYNRMTEICFQRCTNNFNYRNLTMDEEHCVDSCAGKLIRSNHRLMGTYVKLMPAMVQRRMEEMESKAAEVAKATEAVGPVEPLVGGLNSSDAPSTLITSTLATPSPGVPTPTYAAEQAEMAATHGIIQSVPSPSTNEASVSPVTFPVVTESAHTHSAESPVLVPSHPSKHP, from the exons ATGGTTATGGACCCCGACGGACAACTACGGAAT CTTCGCGACTTCCTCTTGGTTTATAATCGAATGACCGAAATTTGCTTCCAGCGATGCACGAACAATTTCAACTACAGAAATCTCACAATGGATGAA GAGCATTGTGTGGACAGCTGTGCTGGCAAACTAATCCGTTCCAACCATCGCCTCATGGGTACATATGTAAAGTTGATGCCAGCTATGGTCCAACGCCGAATGGAGGAGATGGAAAGCAAAGCTGCAGAAGTTGCAAAGGCAACCGAAGCAGTAGGCCCAGTGGAGCCTCTCGTTGGAGGTTTAAATTCATCAGATGCCCCATCCACCCTCATAACATCTACTCTTGCCACACCTTCACCAGGTGTGCCAACACCCACATATGCTGCAGAACAGGCAGAGATGGCAGCTACCCATGGCATAATTCAATCTGTACCATCACCGTCTACAAATGAGGCATCGGTTTCACCCGTAACATTCCCAGTTGTTACagaaagtgcacacacacattcagctgAGTCCCCAGTATTAGTCCCATCCCATCCAAGCAAGCATCCTTAG